From a region of the Rhodothermia bacterium genome:
- a CDS encoding alanine racemase — translation MTKLKYERPAIRMLNSMITQKFGASPGFKPFTHIDGAAVNDLMAAYGSPLFVISERTLRKTYKAAYRAFSTRYPKVQFAWSYKTNYLDAVCQVFHQEGSWAEVVSRFEFDKALQNGVPGSKIIFNGPDKTEDDLRAAVQEGAMIHIDHFDELYALTDVATKVGIRPKVAIRVNMDTGIQPMWDRFGFNYESGQALEAIEKIMETGKMELVGLHCHIGTFMLSTDAYRVAAEKLSKLSLLIHDTYGLHLSYLDLGGGFATKNTLRGAYLNGADAAPSFHDYAEAICDTLLNAGFPKAHLPTLILETGRALVDDAGYLLGSVIANKRLSDGRRATILDFGVNILFTAFWYEHTISPAQPCSQYGEDTILYGPLCMNIDVVREHVKLPPLNRGDQVVVHRVGAYNMTQWMQFITLRPNVVMLDMEGKPHLIRAAETLEHLSHNELMPEYLLEMVH, via the coding sequence ATGACCAAACTTAAATATGAACGTCCGGCAATTCGGATGCTCAACAGCATGATCACTCAGAAATTTGGCGCATCGCCGGGTTTTAAACCTTTTACCCATATAGATGGTGCGGCAGTGAACGATTTGATGGCAGCGTATGGCTCCCCGCTGTTTGTGATCTCGGAGCGGACGCTTCGTAAAACCTATAAAGCGGCTTATCGGGCATTTTCTACGAGATACCCGAAGGTGCAATTTGCATGGTCTTACAAAACGAATTACCTCGATGCCGTTTGCCAAGTTTTCCATCAAGAAGGTTCGTGGGCCGAGGTGGTCTCTCGCTTCGAGTTCGATAAAGCCCTTCAAAATGGTGTTCCGGGTAGTAAAATCATTTTTAATGGCCCAGACAAAACCGAGGACGACCTACGCGCAGCAGTTCAGGAAGGTGCAATGATCCACATAGACCACTTTGACGAATTGTACGCCTTAACGGACGTCGCTACGAAGGTCGGAATACGACCCAAAGTGGCCATACGGGTGAACATGGATACAGGAATCCAGCCCATGTGGGATCGGTTTGGGTTCAATTATGAGTCGGGACAAGCATTGGAAGCCATCGAGAAGATCATGGAAACGGGTAAAATGGAACTGGTTGGCCTGCATTGTCATATCGGTACGTTTATGCTTTCGACCGATGCGTATCGGGTTGCTGCGGAGAAACTCTCCAAGTTGTCACTTCTCATTCACGACACATACGGCCTGCACCTTTCTTATTTAGACCTTGGAGGCGGATTTGCCACAAAGAACACCTTACGCGGTGCATACCTCAATGGGGCAGATGCTGCACCGTCCTTTCATGATTATGCCGAGGCCATTTGCGATACATTGTTAAATGCGGGCTTCCCAAAGGCACATTTACCCACGTTGATACTGGAAACGGGAAGGGCTTTGGTGGATGATGCTGGTTACCTACTTGGATCGGTTATCGCCAATAAGCGGCTTTCTGATGGGCGTAGGGCCACGATTTTGGATTTCGGGGTGAATATACTTTTTACCGCGTTTTGGTACGAACACACCATTTCCCCGGCACAACCATGTAGTCAGTATGGGGAGGATACCATTTTATACGGCCCTCTGTGTATGAATATAGATGTTGTCCGCGAACATGTTAAACTCCCACCGCTTAATCGTGGAGACCAAGTGGTGGTTCACCGTGTGGGTGCGTATAACATGACACAATGGATGCAGTTTATCACCCTGCGGCCCAATGTGGTGATGCTTGATATGGAGGGTAAACCCCATTTGATTCGAGCTGCAGAGACCTTGGAACATCTCTCGCACAACGAATTAATGCCAGAATATTTGTTGGAAATGGTTCATTGA